One part of the Magallana gigas chromosome 5, xbMagGiga1.1, whole genome shotgun sequence genome encodes these proteins:
- the LOC105348672 gene encoding uncharacterized protein isoform X2 — protein sequence MTFTNNKPEKGKPELVQNGKIPEGKEKPPKKSKRCRKRLSQLLHTHVVLIAVCVLSALDAGCVLGQIICDILIMSEKLHDSDTMKSEALSVLMKVCHGANFSVHGHPPSLEEAMAIVKGHSCYSANVSTGHSAEGHHRLMYNYATSNRESVIHHRSKRASGSGSSDHSHAEHTLVEHLTHAFHLGSLVILSLLVFETFLKIFAMGSHFLNHRLEVFDAFVVTVSWILDLSFYEGIWAQPGSEAATILIIILPWRVIRIVNSFVLVIKEKDLVILKVIKQQYRRMVKREKELNNKLEQYRIELRQLQGLCRKYRAPEPEITACAPMGKRRRSSVMSGMSSFASIAMIGAVGSQPDLGRQSSSDEDDDDIPTPTASQIKEANQMLRSVSSDSSFLDGGMSDTVTFSLSPDPTSPNGQSNPVFTYDFEAPTLKNDSTKL from the exons ATGTAGGAAGCGCCTTTCGCAACTTCTACACACCCACGTGGTTTTGATCGCCGTTTGCGTCCTCAGTGCTCTTGACGCCGGCTGTGTTCTGGGACAAATCATCTGCGATATACTCATCATGTCAG AAAAGCTTCACGACAGCGATACAATGAAGTCCGAGGCCTTGTCAGTGTTAATGAAGGTGTGTCACGGGGCAAACTTCAGTGTACACGGTCACCCACCCTCCCTGGAGGAAGCGATGGCCATCGTCAAGGGTCACTCCTGTTACTCCGCCAACGTCTCTACTGGCCACAGCGCGGAGGGTCATCACCGCCTCATGTATAACTATGCA ACTTCTAACCGCGAAAGCGTGATACACCACAGATCTAAGCGAGCTTCCGGTTCCGGTTCCAGCGATCACAGTCACGCTGAGCATACTCTTGTGGAGCATCTTACCCATGCCTTCCATCTGGGCAGTCTTGTTATTTTATCACTTCTTGTTTTTGAG ACTTTCCTAAAAATATTCGCAATGGGAAGCCATTTTCTCAATCACAGACTTGAG gtatttgatgCATTTGTGGTCACTGTGTCCTGGATTCTCGATCTGTCGTTCTACGAAGGAATTTGGGCACAACCCGGGTCGGAGGCGGCCACCATTCTGATCATTATTTTACCCTGGAGGGTTATAAGGATAGTGAACA gTTTTGTTTTGGTGATAAAAGAGAAAGATTTAGTGATACTTAAAGTTATCAAGCAACAGTACAGACGTATGGTGAAGCGGGAAAAAGAACTAAACAACAAGCTAGAACAATATAGA ATTGAGCTTCGACAGCTTCAGGGTCTCTGTCGCAAATACAGAGCCCCGGAACCGGAAATCACAGCGTGTGCACCGATGG GAAAGCGACGTCGCAGTAGCGTCATGTCTGGAATGTCTAGCTTTGCCTCCATCGCCATGATAGGAGCGGTAGGAAGTCAGCCCGACCTAGGTCGACAGTCCTCATCAGACGAGGACGACGACGATATCCCGACCCCCACGGCCTCGCAGATCAAAGAGGCCAATCAAATGTTACGGTCCGTGTCCTCGGACAGTAGTTTCCTGGATGGCGGAATGTCCGATACCGTCACGTTTTCACTATCCCCTGATCCTACAAGTCCTAACGGCCAATCAAATCCTGTGTTTACGTATGACTTTGAAGCGCCGACTTTAAAA AATGATTCAACAAAACTGTGA
- the LOC105348672 gene encoding uncharacterized protein isoform X1, which translates to MGHGALQNGNAFAQNGSLSNGVTMRRDQTKDIKRKLKFKKKTKSQRCRKRLSQLLHTHVVLIAVCVLSALDAGCVLGQIICDILIMSEKLHDSDTMKSEALSVLMKVCHGANFSVHGHPPSLEEAMAIVKGHSCYSANVSTGHSAEGHHRLMYNYATSNRESVIHHRSKRASGSGSSDHSHAEHTLVEHLTHAFHLGSLVILSLLVFETFLKIFAMGSHFLNHRLEVFDAFVVTVSWILDLSFYEGIWAQPGSEAATILIIILPWRVIRIVNSFVLVIKEKDLVILKVIKQQYRRMVKREKELNNKLEQYRIELRQLQGLCRKYRAPEPEITACAPMGKRRRSSVMSGMSSFASIAMIGAVGSQPDLGRQSSSDEDDDDIPTPTASQIKEANQMLRSVSSDSSFLDGGMSDTVTFSLSPDPTSPNGQSNPVFTYDFEAPTLKNDSTKL; encoded by the exons ATGTAGGAAGCGCCTTTCGCAACTTCTACACACCCACGTGGTTTTGATCGCCGTTTGCGTCCTCAGTGCTCTTGACGCCGGCTGTGTTCTGGGACAAATCATCTGCGATATACTCATCATGTCAG AAAAGCTTCACGACAGCGATACAATGAAGTCCGAGGCCTTGTCAGTGTTAATGAAGGTGTGTCACGGGGCAAACTTCAGTGTACACGGTCACCCACCCTCCCTGGAGGAAGCGATGGCCATCGTCAAGGGTCACTCCTGTTACTCCGCCAACGTCTCTACTGGCCACAGCGCGGAGGGTCATCACCGCCTCATGTATAACTATGCA ACTTCTAACCGCGAAAGCGTGATACACCACAGATCTAAGCGAGCTTCCGGTTCCGGTTCCAGCGATCACAGTCACGCTGAGCATACTCTTGTGGAGCATCTTACCCATGCCTTCCATCTGGGCAGTCTTGTTATTTTATCACTTCTTGTTTTTGAG ACTTTCCTAAAAATATTCGCAATGGGAAGCCATTTTCTCAATCACAGACTTGAG gtatttgatgCATTTGTGGTCACTGTGTCCTGGATTCTCGATCTGTCGTTCTACGAAGGAATTTGGGCACAACCCGGGTCGGAGGCGGCCACCATTCTGATCATTATTTTACCCTGGAGGGTTATAAGGATAGTGAACA gTTTTGTTTTGGTGATAAAAGAGAAAGATTTAGTGATACTTAAAGTTATCAAGCAACAGTACAGACGTATGGTGAAGCGGGAAAAAGAACTAAACAACAAGCTAGAACAATATAGA ATTGAGCTTCGACAGCTTCAGGGTCTCTGTCGCAAATACAGAGCCCCGGAACCGGAAATCACAGCGTGTGCACCGATGG GAAAGCGACGTCGCAGTAGCGTCATGTCTGGAATGTCTAGCTTTGCCTCCATCGCCATGATAGGAGCGGTAGGAAGTCAGCCCGACCTAGGTCGACAGTCCTCATCAGACGAGGACGACGACGATATCCCGACCCCCACGGCCTCGCAGATCAAAGAGGCCAATCAAATGTTACGGTCCGTGTCCTCGGACAGTAGTTTCCTGGATGGCGGAATGTCCGATACCGTCACGTTTTCACTATCCCCTGATCCTACAAGTCCTAACGGCCAATCAAATCCTGTGTTTACGTATGACTTTGAAGCGCCGACTTTAAAA AATGATTCAACAAAACTGTGA